In the Malania oleifera isolate guangnan ecotype guangnan chromosome 1, ASM2987363v1, whole genome shotgun sequence genome, one interval contains:
- the LOC131154184 gene encoding NEP1-interacting protein 2-like, whose product MEFYAYPSRSSSFSFGNLVGRVKEAFSFAVSAVLGNVFSAIFTFFFALVGTLLGAMTGALIGQETESGFIRGAAVGAISGAVFSIEVFESSLVLWQSDESGIGCLLYLIDVIASLLSGRLVREQIGPAIMSAVQSQMGAAETSFDEIPNIFDTAEAKGLPGSSVEKIPKMKITGSNNVDASGERVCCSVCLQDFQLGEIVRCLPQCNHMFHLPCIDKWLLGHGSCPLCRRDM is encoded by the exons ATGGAGTTTTATGCATACCCATCTCGGTCTTCTTCCTTCTCATTTGGGAATTTGGTCGGAAGGGTGAAAGAAGCTTTCAGCTTTGCTGTTTCTGCTGTTCTTGGGAACGTATTCTCCGCGATCTTCACTTTCTTCTTCGCACTAG TTGGGACCTTGCTAGGAGCTATGACAGGGGCTTTGATAGGCCAAGAGACAGAGAGCGGATTCATTCGAGGGGCTGCCGTTGGGGCCATATCTGGGGCTGTATTCTCCATCGAGGTGTTTGAATCTTCTCTTGTTCTCTGGCAATCAGATGAGTCCGGGATTGGATGTCTCCTCTATTTG ATTGATGTCATTGCTAGTCTTCTTAGCGGTAGACTTGTCCGAGAGCAGATAGGCCCAGCCATAATGAGTGCAGTGCAAAGTCAG ATGGGTGCTGCGGAGACGAGTTTTGATGAGATCCCCAACATATTTGACACTGCTGAAGCCAAGGGTTTGCCCGGAAGTTCAGTTGAAAAGATCCCAAAGATGAAGATAACTGGCAGTAACAATGTTGATGCTTCTGGAGAAAGAGTTTGTTGCTCAGTATGCCTTCAG GACTTTCAGCTGGGAGAGATTGTTCGATGTCTACCTCAATGTAACCATATGTTTCATCTGCCTTGTATCGATAAGTGGCTCCTTGGGCATGGTTCATGCCCATTATGCAGAAGAGATATGTAA